A stretch of the Sulfuritortus calidifontis genome encodes the following:
- a CDS encoding hypoxanthine-guanine phosphoribosyltransferase, which produces MDTREAWSLINGAELLHGRTEIELTLDRLAGQITAALADECPLVLCIMGGGVVFAGELLPRLGFPLEFDYLHATRYRGGLCGGEIEWAVLPRTPVAGRVVLVLDDILDEGHTLAATKAKLLEMGAARVEIAVLTEKLLDHDKPVAPDYVGLRLPNRFVFGMGMDVHGMWRNLPAIYAMKEKD; this is translated from the coding sequence ATGGATACGCGCGAGGCCTGGTCCCTGATCAACGGCGCCGAGCTGCTGCACGGCCGGACCGAGATCGAGCTGACCCTCGATCGCCTGGCCGGCCAGATCACCGCTGCCCTGGCCGACGAGTGCCCGCTGGTGCTGTGCATCATGGGCGGCGGCGTGGTTTTCGCCGGCGAACTGCTGCCGCGCCTGGGTTTTCCCCTGGAATTCGACTACCTGCATGCCACCCGCTATCGCGGCGGCCTGTGCGGCGGTGAGATCGAATGGGCGGTGCTGCCGCGCACCCCGGTCGCCGGTCGGGTTGTGCTGGTGCTGGATGACATCCTGGACGAGGGCCATACCCTGGCCGCGACCAAGGCCAAGCTCCTGGAAATGGGCGCGGCGCGGGTCGAGATCGCCGTCCTGACCGAAAAGCTGCTGGATCACGACAAGCCGGTGGCGCCGGACTATGTCGGCCTGCGCCTGCCCAATCGTTTTGTCTTTGGCATGGGCATGGACGTCCACGGCATGTGGCGCAACCTGCCCGCGATCTACGCCATGAAGGAGAAGGACTAA